AAGACATAGGAGCTGATGGACTGGTCATCATGGAAGCATCAGTGAAAAGCCTCATGGGAACTAGGGTCACTCTTCCTAAATAGGTGGCAGAACCATTAGCTCAACTGAAGTACAtgcatacagaatcacaggatgttaggggttggaagggacctcaaaagatcatctaatccaacccccctgccagagcaggatcacctgtaccagatcacacaggaacacatccaggtgggttttgagtatctccagagagggagacttcacaatcccctgggcagccttttccagtgtttgatcatctcacagtgaaaaaattcttcctcatgtttccatggaacttcctatgcctcaacttccacccactgccccttgccctgtcattgggcatcaccgagaagagcctggctccatcctcttggcactcaccttttacatatttataaacatgaacgaggtcacctctcagtctcctcttctccaagctaaagaactccagctcccttagtctctccttgtaaggaagatgttccactccctcaatcatttttgtggctctgcaccaGACTCTtttaagcagttccctgtccttcctgaactgaggggcccagtaCTGGATACAACATTCCAGATGCAGTCAGGATGATGAGGCTGATGAAGCTCTCTACAAGCAGCTGGTGGGGGATTTCAACTTCCTGGATGCCTGCTAGGAATACAATACCGCAGAGAGGGAACTATCCCAGAGGTTCCTTGAGCGTGTGGGAGAACTTCCTAACACAGCTAGGGAAGGAACCAACTAGGGAGGGAGCCCTCCTGAACCAGCTGCTTGTTAACAGGGAAGGACTTGTAGGAAATGTAGCAGCTGGAAGATGTTTTAGAAACAGTGACCTCAAAATTAGAGAGTTTTCAATTGTCAGGGAAGTAAGGAGGGGGGGGTAACAGAAGAGCCACTTTGGACTTCTGTAGGGCAGATTTTGGCCTGTTCAGATCGATTGACAGAATCCCTTTGAATGCCATCTTGCAGGACAAAGGAGTCAAGGAGGGCTGGCAACTATTTAAGAaggaagtcttaaaggcacaggaacaagcCATGCTCATGTCCCAAAAGAAGAACTGGCAAGGAAAGAGACCTGCatgggacacggtttagtgatAGTAGCTTAGCAAGccgttggacttgatgatctcaaaggtctcttccaacctcaggagattctgtggtttagcaccagccttggcagggttagataatggttggatgccatgatcttagaggtcttttccaactaaaatgattctataaaacgTGGGGCAGAAGTACTCCATTCACTTTATCCCTTTGTGCAAGTGCCCATTAATGAAGCCaatttcaggaaagaaagattttggaggaaaaaatattgaTTATAGTCCTAATTACACTGTTGCATCAATTTCATACTATCCACAAGGAAGAGGCAATAGCCAAGACCCAGTGGCAATCACAATCCTTTACAGAAGCAGTTTGTGTTTCATACTGTTTGAAAACAAAGCATGACCTTCATTTTTCTCCCTAGGTAGTATCTGCCAAGAGCTTCTGCCAGATATTAAGTGTCCCACATTTATAATTCATGGAGTGAAAGACCCTTTGGTTCCACAGCCTCACGCAGAATACATTCACAAGCACATCAAAGGCTCTCGGTAAGTTATGGAGTATTTATAACCCATTGTTGAAGAAATGAAGCAGTTCAAATCCCTGGTGTAGAAAACCAAGAGGACAGGGACAAGGTGTCTGTGCCACAGAGGTATTCTAAActtcctgagcaagctgcagtGCAAACAGCATAGGTGGATCTTTCTTGCTATATAATGTTTGAATTAACTTCTTGAAGTCCTTGTCCACCAAGTAagatccttttcctttttctacttGACACAGAACAACACCCCAACATTTATCAAAACGGGATAGTTTCTTTCTTCATGGCCACTGCATTCCTTTTACTGCAAGAGACCTCACATCCATCCCATTCAGCAAAGCAGTGAAATTAAATGCCATGAACAGAGGTATTACCAGTTATTAGAGAAGCCCAGGATACTGATGTCTGCTTTGCCTTGTCAATGTGAGCAACCTCaagcatttttgttttccaacaGTCCCATGAATTTTCAGTGATTTTCCATAAAAGCAGAACAAGAATAAGCATACAACTCTTCTCATAGATGCTACTTTATCACTGAGAAAAATCTTGAGCCAACACCTGCTTCTTTGAAAAGCCCAGAAATGCTTCCTATAAAAAGGTGGGGTTTCATCAGCTGAATTTTCCTCATGGATTTACACACAAATCCAAGAGTTGTATTACTGCTTAACAACACTGTGATGATTAACATGAGAGAAAATTAGGAGCACAAACCTTATTACTATGAATGCAGAGTATACAAACTGCTTTATTCTGAAAAACTGGGTGACGTTCATAGGAATTAATTACACCATAGGAAAGATGAGAACAAGAAACTTTCCCAGTCACATGCAGGTATTTTACTCCATGTCTGCTTGTTAGTACTGCCACATGCCCTGTTCAGAACACCAATCATTAAGTATGACTAAACTATGAAACACTCCAGATGCTAAGGCAAATCACAAAACCTACACCAGTATCTGAGAGCTCCTCTTTGGAAGACAAGCTGAGGAAACAGTTAGGAGTCATTAGGCAATAAATTGTGATTCTTTGCATGTCCTCATGCTCCTCTATGTGTGTCTTCATCAGAAATCAGACTAACAGTGTTAAAGAAGTGTTAGAAAGACATACTTGGTGTGTCAAGTTCTTCCCCCaggtggaaagcagcagcaagcatttTGGGCTTGTCACACTCATATCACTATTAAAGACTGAACCTTCTCCATGTGCTACTTTTAAGCTTTCATTGTAGCTGAAGAAGTCCAATCTTCCCTTTTAACTTAAACTAATTATTTTAGTTTGGGACTGTCTTTTTCCAGGAAGAGTAGACAAAGTTCAAGCACTAACTAGGTTTGGGCAGTGACACAAAATCTATGCTTCTGTAGTGATCTCTCCAGTTTCTTCACTGCCTAGTACAACCTCTCAAAGAGAAAACACTCATACTTCACCTACTACTCCAGGATGCAGTGTTCTGGaatcttaattttctttgcaaACTATCAGAAAGATTCCAAAAAAACAGCCCTAAAGCAATGTGGGACAAAAGGGCAAGCAATGTGCTAGTTACTCTTGCTGTGGggttcacagagagagagaggggactTAAAGCAAGAGTTCTGTACTTCAAACAGCTCTGCATTTGAGTAACCAAGATCAAGGGAAAGACAACAAATAATCACTTATGCTCACAGCATACAGATCTACAGTCCccattggatttttttttctttaagattgCTTCTGATGCCAGAAGGAAAGCACAACTTACACCTACGCTTTGCAGAGGACTTCAACAGGGAAGTGGAAGATTTCCTACGCTGATGTGAACTGTAACACGTTGGAGATGTTTAGCCTTCAGGAATTTTACTTGGCTATCCATTTTCTTTCAAGCTACAGGTAGGCTTGAATCCTATGAGATAAAATAAGACTGATTTACATGAGAAGAATACACTTAAAATACATAAACCTCAGTGGATCAATGTACGCCACACTGCGCTACAAGATCTATGTGTCTGTAAGCTTCTTACAAACAGGCCAGATAGATGCTCTTTGTCCAATAAAGTGCTAAGAAAGACAGGAAACGTGATCTAGAATACATGCCTTTATGTGCTCTTACCATTAAATGACAAAACCATGGCAATAACAGGGATTGAGGGCTGTTACACCAAGAAACCTGTCAAAGTCACAAGCTCTAAGAAGATCACTGGGGACACACTTCTAGAGAACATGCTTCATCACGATCAAGTCATTTAGTCCACATGCCTGCTTTACAGAAGTTGCTTTGATACCAGGGAGCCTAAGCCtcatcctcctctccttcctcttcaaaCTCGCCCTGCTCATCAGCAGTGGCATCCTGGTATTGCTGGTATTCAGAGACCAGGTCGTTCATGTTGCTCTCGGCCTCTGTGAACTCCATTTCATCCATGCCCTCACCCGTGTACCAGTGCAAGAAAGCCTTGCGCCGGAACATGGCAGTGAACTGCTCCGAGATCCTCTTGAAGAGCTCCTGGATGGCTGTGCTGTTGCCAATGAAGGTGGCGGACATCTTGAGGCCACGTGGTGGGATGTCACAGACTGCCGTCTTGACGTTGTTGGGGATCCACTCCACGAAGTAGCTGCTGTTCTTGTTCTGCACGTTGAGCATCTGCTCGTCCACCTCCTTCATGGACATGCGGCCCCGGAAGATGGCAGCCACCGTCAGGTAGCGACCGTGGCGGGGGTCGCAGGCGGCCATCATGTTCTTGGAGTCGAACATCTGCTGTGTCAGCTCGGGCACCGTCAGGGCGCGGTACTGCTGGCTGCCACGGCTGGTCAGCGGGGCAAAGCCCGGCATGAAGAAGTGCAGCCGTGGGAAAGGCACCATGTTGACCGCCAGCTTGCGCAGGTCAGCGTTCAGCTGGCCGGGGAAGCGGAGGCAGGTGGTCACGCCACTCATGGTGGCTGACAccaggtggttgaggtccccgTAGGTGGGAGTGGTCAGCTTCAGGGTGCGGAAGCAAATGTCATACAGGGCCTCGTTGTCGATGCAGTAGGTCTCATCCGTGTTCTCCACCAGCTGGTGCACGGAGAGGGTGGCGTTGTAGGGCTCCACCACTGTGTCCGACACCTTGGGGGAGGGCATGACGCTGAAGGTGTTCATGATGCGGTCGGGGTACTCCTCCCGAATCTTGCTGATCAGGAGGGTGCCCATCCCAGAGCCTGTGCCGCCACCCAGCGAGTGGGTCAACTGGAAGCCCTGGAGGCAGTCACAGCTCTCCGACTCCTTCCTCACCACATCCAGGACAGAGTCCACCAGCTCGGCACCTTCTGTGTAGTGCCCCTTGGCCCAGTTGTTGCCAGCCCCACTCTGACCTGAGAAGTAGAGATCATAAACAAGATGCTATGTCAGCAGCCaaggaagaacagagaaaatacCACATCTCCTGCCCCATAGGGTTCATAAAAGCATTGAATGAATTGTAGAATGATTTGggtggaaggggccttaaaagctcatctagtccaacaccctgcagtagacatcttcaactacagtaggttgctcagagctccaaacaacctgacttggaatgCTTTCAGAGACTGggtatctaccacctctttgggcaaccttgGCTAGTTGCCTTCAGtatcaacaatttcttccttctatctcaACTATAGCCAACCAACTGAGGTGATCTGGTATTGACCTCACCCAGCATGAGCATGACTTCAAATTTTGGAAATCCCTCCCGTTTTTAGACTCTTCCATTGCACAATTACTCACCAAAGACAAAATTGTCAGGTCGAAAGATCTGTCCAAAGGGGCCAGAGCGCACAGAGTCCATTGTGCCAGGCTCCAGATCCACAAGGATGGCACGAGGGACGTACTTGTTACCTGCCGGAAGAACCAGAGCAGTGTCACatgtctgctgctgtgctcccttCCATCTCCCTGTGTTTTCATGGAGAGACAATGCTGTCTCCATTGGGAGTACTGTGAAATCAGAGCAGCTTACCAGCAGCCTCATTGTAGTAGACATTgatcctctccagctgcaggtCACTGTCCCCATGGGAGCTGCCAGTGGGGTCAATACCATGCTCATCACTGATCACCTCCCAGAACTAGAAGAAATTGTTGGAGAACAGCAATTACCACCCAGCGCCAGTCACACACACCACTGCAGGCAGGTCTCTATGACCCACAGACTCCACCACTCCTTGCAACGGAGGGCAGCTGCCCCGGGTGACGTAGTTCAGTACTCGAGGGCTTCCCTGGCCCCAGCAGCCGAGTTTAcaaagggcagagcagcagctggagctcatCTTTTCCTAGCTTGGATTCACAGGCTATCTCCCCTGGCTCTTCTTCCATTGTCTAGCTACAGCGCCATTCTCCAGCCACCACAAGAAGATGGCAACATCCGCTGCACACCCAGGGAAGGGGTTACCCACGACGCTGAGCATCTCCCGTTCCTTCCCATAGCGAGAAGGCAGCGACCGTAGCCTGGCCACATCCTACCTCCGGCAGTCACGGAAACCAGAGCCGCGGTGCCTTTGAGAGGCCGGAGCCGCTTTTCAGCTAggggccagggctgctgctaCCCCCGGAGAGCAATCCTGGGGCCCTCGCACGCCTCGAAACCCTTCCTCGCCCGTACCTTGGCGCCGATCTGGTTGCCGCACTGCCCGGCCTGGATGTGCACGATCTCACGCATGGTTCCAGCGTCCGCCGCCGCTTTCTCCCCCTGCTCCCGCACTCGCCGCTGCAACGGCCGCGCCCCGCGAACACCCTTAAATGAGGCGCCGCGCCGCGCCCCGCCTTGACGTCACGCCGGAGCGGCGCCCAGCCAATGGGGGCGCGGGGGCGAGGCGGGGCTGCGGCATTGTCCTGCCGTGGTGGGGTGGGGCCTGGCGCTGCGGGGCGGGGCTGGGGCGGGACCGAGTCTGTCGGGACACGATCGTTTTTTGGCTGGGAAGGAGGTCCGCGATCCTGGGTCTAACCGTTATCCACCTGCCTAGTCTGGCGCTAAACCATTGTGCAAGGTACAACTGCCCTGACAGGCACAAAAAGCTTGACAAAGGGACGAGGCTGGCTAGGAGCTGATCAAGATCTGCTTGACGTCTGGCAGACATTAACTGGCCATCAGGGCCCACATCTGACCTTGCTTTTGTGTTGCTTGGAGGACTCAGCCTTCAACTAATTAAGAAATTGCCCACAGTGCACCCTCAACAGGGTATAAGTGGAATCCCACTAGGGAGACATTGGAGGGAGGGGGTCTCCACACAGCAAGCAGCCTTGCAGCTAGATCATCTCCGTTAGACTGGGAGCTTGTCACTCTCTTTTTGCTGAGTGTATGTATTTGGGGTACCTGTGGGGAGATTTTCCTTTTGTGAGTGAGTGCACATTTTGGTTCACCTCTCCCTTTGGTGAGCTCTATACAATCCAACAGACAGAGCCACCCCACAACCATTCCTTCTTTGCCTATCCTTTCTGAAGAGCTTAAAGCCATCCATTGCACCATTCCAGTCACAACAGTCATCCCAGCCATATTTCTGTGATGACAACTAAGCCATAGTTATCCTTCTGCACAATGGCTTCcaactcctcctgtttgttgcccatgctgtgtgcacTGGTGTAGATGTAGGACCTTAGCTAGGCTATCAATTTTCCCCTAATACTGGCATGCCACCCCTAGGCTCATCTTTAGTGAGCCTGGTGTTATCACCTTCCCTCTTCAAACCTAGTTTAAAAGCCTCTCAAAGAGCCCTGCCAGCTCATGGGAAAGAATCTCTTTCTtgtcagcagcaggcacaaagcTGTCTAAACCTCCCTGTGatcaaaaaatccccaaatttcACTGATGTCACCACCCTCTTGGCCATGTGTTAATCAGGTGTCTTCTTctttggctttctgagctgcaagtgtaCAGTGGTAGCTCATACtgaacttctcatccaccagcacccccaagtacttttcttcagggctgctctcaagccagtcactgtccAGCCTATACCAGTGCCTAGGTTTGCCCCATTCCCAGAGGACCCGTCCAACCTCAATATTTCTGTGATGTtgtgaagggaagaggaaggagcaggaggaaaggctgatggTTTATTGAGCTCAGTGTCACAGAACACTTGCAACATCACATTGCAGTTAGAACAGCTTCAAACCCAGCAGATTTTCACAAAGGTGAGATAATAACTAATGTGGTAAAAGAGCCCATCTCTTGGTTTGCTCCACTGACTTGTTTATGGATTGtggctctttttcttcctcagtgcAGAAACCTCAGCTGCAGTGAAATGCCACCAACATGGACTGGCTCCAGCTTACAGTATGTAGCTCTGCAATTTGCTCTGGAGAGACACAGtggccagctctgggccccccAACACATGAAagacatagacctgctggagcaggtccagaggagggtcacaaagatgatcagagggctggagcacctctcctacaaagacaggctgggagagctggagttgttcagccccAAGAAGGCTCccgggagaccttatagtggcgttcaatatctgaaagggacctaaggaaggctggggagggactgtttataaaggcaatgacgaggggcagtggtttaTAAACTACATCCAGGTAGATAaaggttagacataaggagaaaattcttcacaatgaggtTTGTAAaataatggaacaggttgccctgtggtggaggccccatccttggagacaataaaggtcaaacttgatggggccctgagcaaccttctctagccgaagatgtccctgctcactgaaggagggttggacaagacgacattcgagggtcccttccaacccaatgcattctgtgattctgtgaattgtcTGTGGTGTTATTACACATGGCTTTTACCATCACAAAATATACAGAATTGGATGGCTTTCTGCTACCCCTCTTGAAGGCACCTGAATATTCTCAGAGATGATATactggtgtgggttggaagggaccctgagagtccaatcccctgcagtgagcagggacatcctcaaccaaaGTCAggcttgctcagagctctgtaaTGCTTCCAGAAGGGCTTCtgccacctttctgggcaaaaTGATAAAATATCTGCTTCCCACAAGGACATTTGCAGTGCTTTCTCATTATTTCACTAAGGGTTTTGAGCTTGTGATGGGAAATTAACTTCTAATGTTTCAGCATTGGTATCTATGTAGGTCCCTACTGAATTTGAGAGGAGGCAGCTCCAAGTTTTAAAGCAGAGTCCCTACAGGGGGGTACCTGTTCACATATGCAAGTCCTCTCACCTAAAGCTGACTATCCAtaaacacagcaaagcaaattAAATGTCAATTATTTCAGTGTCAGTACAGAACCTTCCATTTTGGCAAACCCTTGAACAAATCAAAGCCATCGATGCTGTTTAAATAGATTTAATTGTTCCCTAATGTCTTTTTTAACAGAGCTCTATAAATTCCTGGTGTTCAGACCTGCAAATGAAATCATCAGATCTCCCCCACCCAGACAAAGACAGCTCATGTGCCCAGGAATGCCCTCAGCAGACAAaactctgctcctgcctgcagcaaatCCTACCTTCCTAGTTTCCAAGGCAACAGCAGAGCTCATGTGATAGATGCACAAGGGAATCAACAGGGATCCCACaacattttcctccttctcccccatcCCCATTGTTTGAAAAAGAATCACAAACATACACATGTAAAAGCTGCTTGAGCACACAAAATGTCTGCCTGTGGCTTTGTTCTCTTATTGGTGATGGGTGATGTCATGCATTGATCAGGGGTGTGTGGAAGAGAGACTACATGACTTCTGGAGCCTTTCTATTGGCACTCaaaggagcagcctctgctcattaGCTTAGTGTTTGCCTTCGACCTGGTAACTGCCATATTCCCACCTGTGCAAGGTCACCTTTGGAACCTGCTGCTCAGTCACTTGCCACATGCCCTTGAGACAGAGGAATATTTATGCCAGCAAGAGGGTGGCATCATTGTGGAGGTGTGTTTAATTCTAGTGATAACACACCAACAAGGAAAATCTATTTCAGAACCACTACCCACTGCAGGCTGAAGAAGCAATTAAATACTACATCATTGAGCAGGCTTTTATGAATGAGCAAAAGCAGTTTCAAAGTATCTTGTGATTGTTGTGCCTGACAGTGCAAGTGTTTGgccaaaaaaaggagaggacaaGCTCGTGGGAGAACATAATTTTACAGAGCAGCTTAGAGCACTGTAAGCTCTAAAAGAACTCATATGACtccttttgaggaaaaaaattgctcCTTATGAACCTAATATTTCTTCTACAACCCATGGTTTCTTTTGGCAGCTTAGATTATAACCTCCAAGAGTCAGGGATTTCTGTGACTGGTTGTACAGGACACAGCAAGCAGaacccccttggcctggctctcaAATCTACCATCACAAACACCACGTCACAGAAATGACTCCAGAAAGGTACAAATTTGCTGCATATCAGGCAGCAATTTACTGagcagaaagacaaaacaatgcagtcTCTCATTATTTCTGCTTGGCACAGCAGATGTGATGGGCAGCAGCCAGATGGCTCCTGCCCCTAGCCGGGTTGCAtcagggtctagagaacaagtcttatgagaagtgGTTGAGGAAACTGGaactcagtctggaaaagagaaggcttgggagaccttattgctctctacaagtacctgaaaggaggttgctgtgaagtgggtgttggtctttcctccctggtatcaagtgatagaacaagaggaaatggcctcaatatagaatcactcaggttggaaaagacccctgggatcaccaagtccaaccatcaaccctatTCTACAAatttcacccctaaaccatattatCAAGTATCCCATATGAGCAACCTTTAAgtacatccagggttggtgacccaaccacctccctgggcagcccattccaatgtctgactattctttctgtgaaaaaaaaaatcctaacatTGAGTCTAAGCCTAtcctgttacagtttgaagctattccctcctttttttatcactagttacctgtgagaagagaccagcaccagcctctccacaacatcctttcaggtagttgtagagggctatgaggtctccctctccccttagccttctcttcaaactaagcagccccatctccttcagtcactcttcacaagatttattctccaggtccttcaccagcttcttgccctcctctgcactcactccagcaccttgatAGCTTTCTTGAGGTGCCCAaaagtggacacaatactcgaggtgtggcctgaccagtgctgagaaTCGCCAGTCCccttctgccagacagcttccCAGCCACACTTTTCCAAGCCTGTAGGGTTGcatagggttgttgtggcccaagtgcaggacctggcatttggcatTATTGAAGCTCATGCATTTAACATTGGCCCATCGATGCAagtctctctgtagagcctcccttacccttgtgcagatcaacactcccacctaacctGGCATCATCTAGAACTTATAAGCTATATATCCTtatcaagatcatcaataacTTCTCTTAAACAGAAATGATACCAACATTcatccctgaggaacaccacttgtgactggccatcAGGTGGAtgtaactccattgaccaccactctttgcactAGGGGAAGTtttggttggatattaggaaacatttctttactggaagagcaatcaagccttggaacaggctgcccagggaggtggtatagacatggcactttgggatatggtttaatgggcatggtgggTTTGGCCATTAGTGGCcaatggttggactttatgatcttagaggtcttttccagccaaggcatttctatgattctaccctTTAAGATGGCTCAAGAGATGCAATACAGCTGCTGCCCCCATGAACTGGCTCCTCCAGTCAAGACAGGATTAAGATTCCAGcataaacaaatgaaacaatCACATTTTCCAAGGTACCTCATTTCCTGCATGTCATTGAGAACAAGACAGAGTGACTTTGATGTGCTAGTCACTGCTTCTTttgctccttcccctccttaCAACCCGAGAGTTACTTGTAACTCAAACTAACCCAGCAACCTCTAAACTTCACTTTATGATGTCTGCTATGAGATGCAGAAGTTTGTGGTGGGATTCAATGAACAGTGTTTAAATTTGGCCTGGTTCCTCACAGGAGAGTTCAGGTTGAATCAACTGAACATCTTGTTCTGCTCTCTCCTGCTTCTgtcttttcctgctcttttgtACCAGTTCTCCCTCCAGTACACTCCTTAATCCAAGGAAATCCTACATTCTCACCTTCAGTTTGCTATTCATTACTGTGGAGTTAAGGAGCTGGTGGAAGGGTCAAGCATACCCTGGAGCTGCCtaaaagaaataacagaaaGGTCAAACCTGAAGCAGGACATGAGGAACAGGACCATTCATTCTTCTAAGTAGCTGGAGGATGCTGACCCAGCCCTGTCCATAGAGCCACCCCACTTCTGCCAGTGGCAATTTTTGTAGTGCCCTGGAAATCTGTAATCCAGGcctgctctttctccttcctgctaGGGTGGAGCTGGAATTCCTCAAAACCAGCCATATAATTAATTTAACCCTAAGAACAGCATGGTGCTGcatgagaagcagcagacaaTAAGAAGTCAATGCTTGCATTTCATTTAATGCTTGTAAAGCTTGTTGTGAGACCATTAGAATTCAGCTTGAAAACCCTGTTTAATTATTCACTATGAGGGCAGGCAGCATCTCTCTACCACACTGAAGGAAAACATGGAGACACTTTTCAGTGCAAAATAACAGAGGAGCATTTATTGAACTAGCTACACAACGTCTCTCAGGATGGTCATGTCATCCTCTGCAGCAGGTGTTTGCACACTCTGCTTAAGGTGGATTATTATTAACATTTCTTTTTGCAGTGATGGAAAAGCAAAATATGCCCTAAGCTTACCAAGGAAACCAagtgagaaaaataatttgattaTATGTCTATGGATAAAGTGAGACCAGTTAGAAAAGCTCCACCCTGCAAGAATGAAGCATtaataaaaaagaatttaaCAAAGCTGACTTGATTTCCTCCCTTGTGAGTGGAATTCTGCCTGGAAGGGAAAAATGGCTTtgagtgggggggagggaatgaCCTACTCTGAAGTTattacttttttaatttttgcttaGATACTGTAAATAACCTTCTTTGAACACAAtttaaaaagactttttttttttctttttgaaattcaCAAACAAAATACTTGAAAtaggtcttgttaaacctctgTGGGAGAGGCAAGAATCCTCACCTGCACAGTGTCCTTGGTCAGCAGAATGGCTGTCATAGCTCCTCCTGATATCTTCCCTGTGCCCTGGCTCCAAATGCTTAGGGGCTCCAGCTGGACAAGcatccagcagagccagggccaGGAAATGTCTCTTTCCAAATGTACTATGGCCTCAAGCACCTTCCTGTGACCAAAAGCTTCCATTCTGAATTTCCATGTAAGCAAGTCAAAGATACTTCCATATTAGGTGGTGGTTATCTGAGATCAAATAGTCTGTTCTTTCCCATCTTAACTAAAGAAGCAGGACAGGTGACTGCCAGAGTACAAAGGCAGGAGCTTAGCATGAAGGAATTCTGCATTGGAAGCAGGAaaact
The window above is part of the Indicator indicator isolate 239-I01 chromosome 6, UM_Iind_1.1, whole genome shotgun sequence genome. Proteins encoded here:
- the LOC128967670 gene encoding tubulin beta-1 chain-like isoform X3, whose translation is MREIVHIQAGQCGNQIGAKFWEVISDEHGIDPTGSSHGDSDLQLERINVYYNEAAGTAGNKYVPRAILVDLEPGTMDSVRSGPFGQIFRPDNFVFGQSGAGNNWAKGHYTEGAELVDSVLDVVRKESESCDCLQGFQLTHSLGGGTGSGMGTLLISKIREEYPDRIMNTFSVMPSPKVSDTVVEPYNATLSVHQLVENTDETYCIDNEALYDICFRTLKLTTPTYGDLNHLVSATMSGVTTCLRFPGQLNADLRKLAVNMVPFPRLHFFMPGFAPLTSRGSQQYRALTVPELTQQMFDSKNMMAACDPRHGRYLTVAAIFRGRMSMKEVDEQMLNVQNKNSSYFVEWIPNNVKTAVCDIPPRGLKMSATFIGNSTAIQELFKRISEQFTAMFRRKAFLHWYTGEGMDEMEFTEAESNMNDLVSEYQQYQDATADEQGEFEEEGEEDEA
- the LOC128967670 gene encoding tubulin beta-1 chain-like isoform X6; translated protein: MREIVHIQAGQCGNQIGAKFWEVISDEHGIDPTGSSHGDSDLQLERINVYYNEAAGQSGAGNNWAKGHYTEGAELVDSVLDVVRKESESCDCLQGFQLTHSLGGGTGSGMGTLLISKIREEYPDRIMNTFSVMPSPKVSDTVVEPYNATLSVHQLVENTDETYCIDNEALYDICFRTLKLTTPTYGDLNHLVSATMSGVTTCLRFPGQLNADLRKLAVNMVPFPRLHFFMPGFAPLTSRGSQQYRALTVPELTQQMFDSKNMMAACDPRHGRYLTVAAIFRGRMSMKEVDEQMLNVQNKNSSYFVEWIPNNVKTAVCDIPPRGLKMSATFIGNSTAIQELFKRISEQFTAMFRRKAFLHWYTGEGMDEMEFTEAESNMNDLVSEYQQYQDATADEQGEFEEEGEEDEA
- the LOC128967670 gene encoding tubulin beta-1 chain-like isoform X5 encodes the protein MREIVHIQAGQCGNQIGAKFWEVISDEHGIDPTGSSHGDSDLQLERINVYYNEAAGNKYVPRAILVDLEPGTMDSVRSGPFGQIFRPDNFVFGQSGAGNNWAKGHYTEGAELVDSVLDVVRKESESCDCLQGFQLTHSLGGGTGSGMGTLLISKIREEYPDRIMNTFSVMPSPKVSDTVLVENTDETYCIDNEALYDICFRTLKLTTPTYGDLNHLVSATMSGVTTCLRFPGQLNADLRKLAVNMVPFPRLHFFMPGFAPLTSRGSQQYRALTVPELTQQMFDSKNMMAACDPRHGRYLTVAAIFRGRMSMKEVDEQMLNVQNKNSSYFVEWIPNNVKTAVCDIPPRGLKMSATFIGNSTAIQELFKRISEQFTAMFRRKAFLHWYTGEGMDEMEFTEAESNMNDLVSEYQQYQDATADEQGEFEEEGEEDEA